A region of Salvelinus alpinus chromosome 6, SLU_Salpinus.1, whole genome shotgun sequence DNA encodes the following proteins:
- the LOC139577959 gene encoding tripartite motif-containing protein 16-like, translating into QRSAQAAVEDSDQIFTELIRSIERRSSEVKELIRAQEKAQVSQAEGLLEQLKQEIAELRKRSTELEQLSHTEDHIHFLQSYQSLSSISVSSDLPSIVVRPLQYFGDVSKTVSELREKLEDFLKGEWTKISTTVNIVDVVLPPEPKTREQFLQHSCQLTLDPNTASTDLSLSKGNKKVTYADQLQQYPDHPDRFTNHWQVLCREGLSGCCYWEVEWTGKWVYTAVSYKDISRTERDGEFGLNNKSWCLECYSGGYLFRQNNYETKVSGPKSSRVGVYLDHKAGPGRVVQTQDN; encoded by the exons CAGCGCTCTGCACAGGCAGCAGTGGAGGACAGTGATCAGATCTTTACTGAGCTGATCCGCTCCATTGAGAGAAGGAGCTCTGAGGTGAAGGAGCTGATCAGAGCCCAAGAGAAGGCTCAAGTGAGTCAAGCTGAAGGACTCCTGGAGCAACTGAAGCAGGAGATAGCTGAGCTGAGGAAGAGAAGCACTGAGCTggagcagctctcacacacagaggatcaCATCCATTTCCTCCAG agttatcagtctctctccagtATCAGTGTATCTTCAGACTTACCCAGTATCGTTGTCCGTCCTCTTCAGTACTTTGGAGATGTGAGTAAGACTGTgtctgaactgagagagaaactaGAAGACTTCCTTAAAGGAGAATGGACCAAGATCTCCACTACAG tgaATATAGTGGATGTTGTACTGCCTCCAGAGCCCAAGACCAGAGAACAGTTTTTACAAC attcctgtcagctcacactggacccaaacacagcaagcacagacctctctctgtctaaaGGGAACAAAAAGGTGACCTATGCAGACCAATTACAACAATATCCTGATCATCCAGACAGATTCACCAACCACTGGCAGGttctgtgtagagagggtctgtctggatgctgttactgggaggtggaGTGGACTGGGAAGTGGGTTTATACAGCAGTCTCATATAAAGACAtcagcagaacagagagagatggtgaatTTGGACTCAATAACAAGTCCTGGTGTTTAGAGTGCTATAGTGGTGGTTATTTGTTCAGACAAAATAATTATGAGACTAAAGTATCAGGCCCTAAGTCCTCCAGAGTAGGAGTGTACCTGGATCACAAGGCAG
- the LOC139577458 gene encoding tripartite motif-containing protein 16-like isoform X1 — translation MAQQGVLLDQDQFCCSVCLDLLKEPVTIPCGHSYCRSCIEGCWDQDVLKGVYSCPQCRETFTPRPTLRKNNMLAEVVEKLRKTGLQAAPPPALCYAGPGDVACDFCTGTRKQKALMSCLACLASYCETHLQPHYDFPGFKKHKLVKATAQLQEKICSHHDKLLEVYCRTDQQCICMLCTMDEHKGHDTVSAAAARTEKQRQLGMSQQKVQERFQEREKRLKELQQAVESFKRSAHSAVEDSDQIFTELIRSIERRSSEVKELIRAQEKAQVSQAEGLLEQLKQEIAELRKRSTELEQLSHTEDHIHFLQSYQSLSSISVSSDLPSIVVRPLQYFGDVSKTVSELREKLEDFLKGEWTKISTTVNLVDVVLPPEPKTREQLLQYSCQLTLDPNTANTHLSLSEGNRKVTFTGQVQPYPDHPDRFTNWCQVLCREGLSGRCYWEVEWTGDVITAVSYKDISRTGRDGGFGYNNKSWSLQCYSDGYYFRHNNVETKVSGPQSSRVGVYLDHKAGTLSFYSVSDTMTLLHRVQTTFTQPLYPGIRLYVGGTAELVKL, via the exons ATGGCTCAGCAGGGAGTTCTGCTGGACCAGGACCAgttctgttgttctgtctgtctggatctaCTGAAGGAGCCGGTCACTATCCCCTGTGGACACAGTTACTGTAGGAGCTGTATTGAGGGCTGCTGGGATCAGGATGTTCTGAAAGGGGTCTATAGCTGTCCTCAGTGCAGAGAGACCTTCACTCCAAGGCCAACTCTGAGGAAAAATAACATGTTGGCTGAGGTGGTGGAGAAACTGAGGAAGACAGGACTCCAGGCTGCTCCCCCTCCTGCTCTGTGCTATGCTGGACCTGGAGATGTGGCGTGTGATTTCTGCACTGGGACCAGAAAGCAGAAAGCCCTCATGTCCTGTCTGGCATGTCTGGCCTCTTACTGTGAGACTCACCTCCAACCTCACTATGACTTTCCTGGTTTCAAGAAGCACAAGCTGGTCAAAGCCACCGCACAACTACAGGAGAAGATCTGCTCTCATCATGACAAACTGCTGGAGGTTTACTGTCGTACCGATCAGCAGTGTATCTGTATGCTGTGTACAATGGATGAACATAAAGGCCATGATACAGTGTCAGCTGCAGCAGCGAGGACTGagaaacag AGGCAGCTGGGGATGAGTCAGCAGAAGGTCCAGGAGAGattccaggagagagagaagaggctgAAGGAGCTCCAACAGGCTGTGGAGTCTTTCAAG cGCTCTGCACATTCAGCAGTGGAGGACAGTGATCAGATCTTTACTGAGCTGATCCGTTCCATTGAGAGAAGGAGCTCTGAGGTGAAGGAGCTGATCAGAGCCCAAGAGAAGGCTCAAGTGAGTCAAGCTGAAGGACTCCTGGAGCAACTGAAGCAGGAGATAGCTGAGCTGAGGAAGAGAAGCACTGAGCTggagcagctctcacacacagaggatcaCATCCATTTCCTCCAG agttatcagtctctctccagtATCAGTGTATCTTCAGACTTACCCAGCATCGTTGTCCGTCCTCTTCAGTACTTTGGAGATGTGAGTAAGACTGTgtctgaactgagagagaaactaGAAGACTTCCTTAAAGGAGAATGGACCAAGATCTCCACTACAG tgaATCTAGTGGATGTTGTACTGCCTCCAGAGCCCAAGACTAGAGAACAGTTGTTACAAT ATTCCTGTCagctcacactggacccaaacacagcaaacacacacctctctctgtctgaagggAACAGAAAGGTGACCTTTACAGGCCAAGTCCAACCATATCCTGACCATCCAGACAGATTCACCAACTGGTGTCAGGttctgtgtagagagggtctgtctggacgctgttactgggaggtggaGTGGACTGGTGATGTTATTACAGCAGTCTCATATAAAGACATCAGCAGAACAGGGAGAGATGGTGGATTTGGATACAATAACAAGTCCTGGAGTTTACAGTGCTATAGTGATGGTTATTATTTCAGACACAATAATGTTGAGACTAAAGTATCAGGCCCTCAGTCCTCCAGAGTAGGAGTGTACCTGGATCACAAGGCAGgtactctgtccttctacagtgTCTCTGACACAATGACCCTCCTCCACAGAGTCCAGACCACATTCACTCAGCCCCTCTATCCTGGGATTAGGCTCTATGTAGGAGGTACTGCTGAGCTGGTTAAattgtag